The Nicotiana tomentosiformis chromosome 9, ASM39032v3, whole genome shotgun sequence genome contains the following window.
AGTGCTGCAAGAATCATTTTTCAATGCCTGTGGTTGAATGTCCGACATTAAGCGGAGTTAGGATTAAAAATTTATGAATTTTGAGTTTACCACCTAATTCTTAGCTCGCTTTAATTACTGAATTcacaattaaatatatatatacacaccagCTCTGTCCTACTTCTTTGGTTTTGCCCATAGTCGGTTCCAAAAACTCTGCTACTATTACATTATAAATAGTGTTCTAAAAGCATAAGCAAGATACAAATAGTAAACGCTGTTTTGTTTGCATTGAACATGGTTGCTTTGAACTTATAATATACAGTGCTTTAAAAAGAAACCTTTAACTAAATATCTGACGGCTCAATCTATGATTCGTCATTCATGAACTTTTTTTTTTCCGAGCACCTAGGATCAATGGTGTAAGAAGATTTGATTTTTAAGGCTCTTAATACTAAACTCATTGTATTCTTAAAATTATGAGTCTAAATCTAGTATATATTGAAATTTTAGCGAATTTTCACATACTACCTcaattccagtttatgtgaacatatttcttTTTTGGTCCGTTCGAAAAAAaagacacatttctaaatttggaaacaattttgttTAAACTTAGACTTCTAccattaatgagaagcttttataaccacacaaatatttttggtccctttttgaattgtttaagaccacaaattctaaaaaaatttattttttcttaaactattTGCCCAGTCAAACAGCGAATATATATTATCTATATTTCGAGAATATATTATTTGGATGAATTGTTGCCGCAGAGCTGCATCTGCCTATGGATGGCGTTGCCTGACAAACGAAGACGAGCAGGAAAAGTTTTGCGGTGGATATATAACTATGAATGTCTTGCAAAATTAAATGTCGAGAACTTAAATGAGGTGAGACAACAGAATTCATCATTTCATAAGATGAGCAAACAACAAAGGTTTAACCTAAACTAAAGATAATTCCTTGTCCAACCATAAACGGGAAAAAATTAAAGCTTGATGCCCATTTGGAGATACtaccaaacatatatatatatcactgaaGATTTCATTCATTCAATCATAAACAAACATGAAGCATTTTCCTAAGATATCACCTCATATACATACTCATACATGCAAAGTACTTTTTAACATGGCTATACATTAAAGTGAGAATAATACAGCTCATGTCAAAGTACAGAATTTAGAAACCAAAATGCCACTcatccttctctttctttttgtttttccgCCTGAAGAATGAGGTGGCAAAGGTTCTACACGGTTTATTTAGGTTCAAAAAATACAATATAGACATTCTAAAAGTTAAAAGACCCCACAAACAACCTAAGAAAAATACCCTCTGACAAAAGGGTATCAAAAATTGGCCCGTGCACTTATAGTGCAAAATAGCTGCCGCCACTTTACAATATTTTAGCTAGGGAGGATAAGGCACTGAATTCCAAGTCCATAACTAACTTGACAGCAACCTCTGTCAGTTAAAaacagaaagaagaaaaagaaagagaaagactTCCCAAGATCTGTTGAGTGGGCGAACAAAATCTCGAGAGTTATTGATTTTATAATTATTGCCACACTATGAAACTAGCTATAGTAAAGACATATCAAAAAGTGGACAATATTGCAGGAGGTTTGGTGATTTCAATATTGAAGGAAGGAGAAGGGATATTGAAGAGTTCTTCACGACGAAAATGGCGAACAAATCGAGTACTTGGCTCAGAGACAAGCCTATGCCAAGCTTGACGTGCTTCACTACCTTTTTTCTCAAATGCTTCAGTTGCATCAAGTCGACTAATATTCCACCCGAGTTGGCTCTCAAGTCTAAGAATATTTTGACGTTGGGATGTCGCCAATTTGCATGTATTCGCCTTAATTTTTTCAATGGCAACTTGAAGAATCCTATTACGAGCATCTTCATTTATTAACTTATTATTCTCATTTCTGAAATATTGGTCCAATTCTGGAACTCCAATTGCACGTCTAATTCCATTTGTGTAGTCACCTTCAGGGTTGAAAAATTCTCTCACTTCCTCTACTAATCCTTCATTCACCATCTTATCGACTCGTTCTGACACGAATCGACGCAGTACTGCCAAGTCCACATCGATCCAGAGAAAGCAACATTCATACCTAGATTTGAACTCAATGTCATCATTCACTAGGGCCTTAATGTACGAATTCGACCCTCCAGCAATTATCGGTAGGTGACCTTTTCTTGTTATTAATCCCACAGCCATAGAAGCATGGTGAACAAAGTCTGTGGCAGTGAAATTTTCGTTAGGATCAGCAATTCCTAACAAATGATGTTGGATGCCACAGGTCTCCTCCTCTGTTACCTTATTTGTGACTATATCAAGACCATTGTACACTTGCATTTTGTCACTGTTCACAACCTCTGCTTGAAAATGGTTGGCTAGATCAATTGAAAGTTTAGATTTTCCAGTCCCTGTTGCTCCCATAACTATCACCACCTTGTCCTTTCGTCGACGGGGCATAAAGGGATCTATAGTTAGACCCTCTCGGAAATTAATAAGTGGCTCATGATGAATTACTTGTTTGCAAGAAACATATGATGCAATATTCATCATCATGTAAAACCTATATATAAAACCTgtgaagaacaagaagaagaatggaagaaaattaaTAAAACACAATTCAAAATAAAAAGCTTTAAACCAATTGTCAAGGTTGCGGCTGAAGGCAATGTCATTTAAAATTATCTATACTCTAATTTTTGTTTTTGCATATTATTCATATGTGTATTTAATAAATTTTCCAACGAAGCATGTCGGATGACAGCTCTTGGGCCTATGGTGTTTCCACCCCTGCTGGCTGCTTGTTGTATAAATcaagaaattataaaaattaaaataaagtcTTGAGAAGTTATAGCAAGCCCTATATTTTTGCAACATCAAGTCGATAATTTCAACTCTTCAGCCCCGTAAAACCTCTTACTATCTTTTTTGGCAAAGTTTAGTGAATGGAAAGGTTAATACGTAAAGTCGAGAGGATCACTAAACGTACCTTTTTTACAAGACTAAAAATTACGTATGCGGCAAACGGTAAGTAGCAAATAGCAAAAAACAGTCTGCAGAAAGGTTCCAACGAATTTCCTCTCTGATCAAAAGTTAAAGGAATGTGTGTTTAGTATGCGTTATCTACAGAAGTATGGAGCTTTTGTTATGAGATAGAAAATGGTATATATCTTTCATTTGGTGTAATTCTGAGGGCTCAATCGTTCAAGTGAAGCCCTATTTATTGAGGTTCGGCATCTTCATTATGACGTGTTCATTATGTGCCTCGTCTTAGTTTGATTTAAACTTATACCCACTTACAGTGTAAATGAAATTTTAATTTAACATATCTAAAAGGTTaattggcttaaatattttatttttcacgtTATAATTTAATATGACCtgatagtacaaaaaataattatattaattacCAATGCATAAaagttaaattaatttttttatctcCATCTTTTCTGAAAAGGATTTTAGTTATATCCATTGAtcgatttaattttttttattatcagTGACTTTTTACATGCGATTGTTTGCTCAAATATCTTTTTCACCATAGTCGCCCAGAATTACGGTGAACAATTAATATCACGATTATCATTCACCATGCTTAAGTATTTAAATTACTGAAACCTTACCTTCTGAACTCCGTGGATTGAATTAGTCTAAAGTGTTTTCCTCTCGAAGCTAGTGATTGACGCACATCAAATATTTAGGAAACAATTGCATTTTTTTTCATACAGTTGAATAAGAAAAATTAGCAAAAGGAGTGGTGTGTGTGTTTCATCTTTTATCGACTAAAATAGTCATTCGATGCAACATGAAATTAAAAGAACATATTCTTGTGGGGGACCAAACTGAATGATTCTTGGTTCCAAAAGTTTTTAATTAGGCAAAGGACGAAGTTAAAGTTATTAATTAAAGAATAAGACATAGTTTTTCGCGAAGTTGAACATAAATTAAGCGCCCATCAGAATGCCAAAATTAAAATAGGGTTACCATATAATATCTAGTGAGAAGAGATAACTTATATATGTACTTGAATTAAATAAGTTAGGATTATCAAAACTAGTTGCTTTGAATTCCCTAATCGATGTTTGTTTAGTTAGTACTTAACTTCTTTTATTTAGTTTAGGACTAATGCTACTTATTATCTTGGGATAATTTAAACACTTGCGATCACATTACATTATCAATAAGTACTTTTTTGGCAACTTGTTGTCCTTAAAGTATAACGGCCAATGAAATTGGTATACAGTGGTTTTGATGCTTCTATGATAAAATATATGATCTACAAGGACATGATAAATTATTCCTAGCTCCACATTATAATTTCTTGATTACTACTAGTCCACTATTTTAGCTTTGTCTTCTTGTAAATGCTCTTGTTTCCTTTTTTGGTCTTTTAGATGTGTTCTGTAGTGCACATTTTAGTTGGCTTTAACTGAGTTCTTAGGAACGATATTTTGCAGAATAAGACAACCACACAATAAATTAGGTACCAATTTTTTTTCCTATAAGTAGGAATAGAACATAGATGATGCTGACAATCATATAAAATCAAGGGGTTCAAATACCATCGCACTCACTGTTCCTTTGTAGCTATTGCCTATAGATACGAAATTagcataaatatttttttaaaacttattgAACTATAGATATTcaattcaagaaaataaaaataaatggtgCATTTGCAGGATCCGCGGCTGCTGAATTACTTAATTCATTTTTAGCTTGAACCAGCCATTTAAGGAAATTTTGCCCCTGAAAAGTTTTTATTGGACaaatagaaaaaaaatgaaaaaatgttCCATAGAACTTTTGCATGttctttactttactattgcTAAGGATAGGAAAGGAATAGTCAGTACATGGCATT
Protein-coding sequences here:
- the LOC104110738 gene encoding adenylate isopentenyltransferase 5, chloroplastic-like, which produces MMMNIASYVSCKQVIHHEPLINFREGLTIDPFMPRRRKDKVVIVMGATGTGKSKLSIDLANHFQAEVVNSDKMQVYNGLDIVTNKVTEEETCGIQHHLLGIADPNENFTATDFVHHASMAVGLITRKGHLPIIAGGSNSYIKALVNDDIEFKSRYECCFLWIDVDLAVLRRFVSERVDKMVNEGLVEEVREFFNPEGDYTNGIRRAIGVPELDQYFRNENNKLINEDARNRILQVAIEKIKANTCKLATSQRQNILRLESQLGWNISRLDATEAFEKKGSEARQAWHRLVSEPSTRFVRHFRREELFNIPSPSFNIEITKPPAILSTF